In Arthrobacter sp. CDRTa11, one DNA window encodes the following:
- a CDS encoding sirohydrochlorin chelatase codes for MNSPIMIACAHGTSNPQGAAEVNALRDAIAALRPGLDVREAYVDVQQPDLVDVVAGLPEGESAVVVPLLLSVGYHVKVDIARAVKSRPGSLAAAPLGPDPRLAALLDQRLREAGVTDRDAVVLAAAGSSNPNAAVSVEELLGHLSELRSNRIVAAYGASAKPSVPDAVAMLREEAEGGAGAGESAGGVDLGGRVVIASYLLAPGYFHDQLAKAGADLVTAPLLPSPVLAEIALERYDAAVAAAR; via the coding sequence ATGAACAGCCCCATCATGATCGCCTGTGCCCATGGGACGTCCAACCCCCAGGGCGCCGCGGAGGTCAACGCCCTGCGTGACGCCATCGCGGCCCTGCGCCCCGGACTCGACGTGCGCGAGGCGTATGTGGACGTCCAGCAGCCGGATCTTGTGGACGTTGTTGCGGGCCTGCCCGAAGGGGAAAGCGCTGTGGTGGTGCCGCTGCTGCTGAGCGTGGGCTACCACGTGAAGGTGGACATCGCCCGGGCCGTCAAGAGCCGGCCGGGAAGCCTCGCCGCCGCGCCATTGGGCCCGGACCCGCGGCTGGCAGCCCTGTTGGACCAGCGACTGCGCGAAGCGGGCGTCACCGACCGCGACGCCGTCGTCCTTGCCGCCGCGGGGTCCTCCAACCCCAATGCCGCGGTCAGCGTCGAGGAGCTCCTGGGGCACCTGAGCGAGCTGCGGTCCAACAGGATCGTCGCCGCCTACGGGGCGTCCGCCAAGCCCTCGGTGCCCGACGCCGTCGCCATGCTCCGCGAGGAAGCCGAAGGCGGTGCCGGCGCAGGGGAGTCCGCCGGCGGCGTTGACCTGGGCGGCCGCGTGGTGATCGCTTCCTACCTCCTGGCGCCGGGCTACTTCCACGACCAGCTCGCCAAGGCGGGGGCCGACCTCGTGACCGCGCCGCTGCTGCCGTCGCCCGTGCTGGCTGAGATTGCGCTGGAACGCTACGACGCCGCCGTCGCAGCCGCCCGCTAA